In the Constrictibacter sp. MBR-5 genome, one interval contains:
- the nuoH gene encoding NADH-quinone oxidoreductase subunit NuoH, with the protein MADFWNGYVWPTGLIVAQILAIVLPLLVAVAYLTLAERKVIAAMQMRVGPNVVGPFGLLQPLADGLKLLLKETIIPAGANRVVFILAPMLTFILAMVAWAVIPVSYGWVLSDINVGVLYLFAISSLGVYGIVMAGWASNSRYAFLGALRSAAQMVSYEVSIGLVIITVLLCVGSLNLTDIVMAQQTVWFAIPLLPMFVVFFVSALAETNRAPFDLPEAEAELVSGYNVEYSSMAFALFFLGEYANMILMSGITTVLFLGGWLPPFGFAPFTWIPGVVWFALKVAFCLFVFLWVRATFPRYRYDQLMRLGWKVFLPLSLLWVILTAGVLVATGWIPDPVIRPAL; encoded by the coding sequence ATGGCTGATTTCTGGAACGGATACGTCTGGCCGACGGGTCTGATCGTCGCGCAGATCCTCGCGATCGTGCTGCCGCTGCTGGTCGCCGTAGCCTATCTGACGCTCGCCGAGCGCAAGGTCATCGCCGCGATGCAGATGCGCGTCGGGCCGAACGTCGTCGGCCCCTTCGGTCTGCTCCAGCCGCTGGCCGACGGCCTGAAGCTGCTGCTGAAGGAGACGATCATCCCGGCGGGCGCCAACCGCGTCGTCTTCATCCTGGCGCCGATGCTGACCTTCATCCTCGCGATGGTCGCCTGGGCGGTGATCCCGGTGAGCTACGGCTGGGTGCTGTCGGACATCAATGTCGGCGTGCTCTATCTGTTCGCGATCTCTTCGCTCGGCGTCTACGGCATCGTGATGGCCGGCTGGGCCAGCAACTCGCGCTACGCCTTCCTCGGTGCGCTGCGGTCCGCCGCGCAGATGGTTTCCTACGAGGTGTCGATCGGCCTCGTGATCATCACCGTGCTGCTCTGCGTCGGCTCGCTGAACCTGACCGACATCGTCATGGCGCAGCAGACGGTGTGGTTCGCCATCCCGCTGCTGCCGATGTTCGTCGTGTTCTTCGTGTCTGCACTGGCGGAGACGAACCGCGCGCCCTTCGACCTGCCCGAGGCCGAGGCCGAACTCGTGTCCGGCTACAACGTCGAATATTCGTCGATGGCGTTCGCGCTGTTCTTCCTCGGCGAATACGCGAACATGATCCTGATGAGCGGCATCACCACGGTGCTGTTCCTCGGCGGTTGGCTGCCGCCATTCGGCTTTGCGCCGTTCACCTGGATCCCCGGCGTCGTCTGGTTCGCGCTGAAGGTCGCGTTCTGCCTCTTCGTCTTCCTGTGGGTGCGCGCCACGTTCCCGCGCTACCGCTACGACCAGCTCATGCGTCTCGGCTGGAAGGTGTTCCTGCCGCTGTCCCTGCTGTGGGTGATCCTCACGGCGGGCGTGCTCGTGGCCACCGGCTGGATCCCCGATCCGGTCATCCGGCCGGCACTCTGA
- a CDS encoding NADH-quinone oxidoreductase subunit M, whose amino-acid sequence MTAVDWPILSLTTFLPLVGAAFILLIRSDEETVTRNARYVALWTSLVTFVMSLFIWFGFDPELRGFQFIEQAEWFPEFGIGYRMGVDGISVFFVLLSTFLTPLCILSSWGAVETRVKEYMVSFLVLETLMVGMFCALDFITFYIFFEAVLIPMFLIIGIWGGYRRVYAAFKFFLYTLLGSVLMLLAILAIYFEIGSTDMIVALGHRFPVEMQTWLWLAFFASFAVKIPMWPVHTWLPDAHVEAPTAGSVILAGVLLKMGGYGFLRFSLPMFPDASEYFAPMVFALSVVAVIYTSLVALVQEDMKKLIAYSSVAHMGFVTIGIFSGNQQGIEGAIFQMLSHGIVSGALFLCVGVVYDRMHTREIARYGGLVHRMPIYALVFMVFMMGSVGLPGTSGFVGEFLVLVGAFQANTWVAFLAATGVILGAAYMLYLYRRVVFGPLVREDLKNIMDLNRREIVIMVPLVIMVLWMGIYPNSFLGPMHTTVEALVESTTRTAVDGQASVAPTFASLFGR is encoded by the coding sequence CTGACGGCGGTGGACTGGCCGATCCTTTCGCTGACGACCTTCCTGCCCCTGGTGGGAGCGGCGTTCATCCTCCTGATACGCAGTGACGAGGAGACCGTCACCCGCAATGCGCGCTACGTCGCGCTGTGGACGTCGCTGGTCACCTTCGTCATGTCGCTCTTCATCTGGTTCGGCTTCGATCCGGAGCTGCGCGGCTTCCAGTTCATCGAACAGGCCGAGTGGTTCCCGGAGTTCGGCATCGGCTACCGGATGGGCGTCGACGGCATCTCCGTCTTCTTCGTGCTGCTGTCGACCTTCCTGACGCCGCTCTGCATCCTGTCGAGCTGGGGCGCGGTCGAGACGCGCGTCAAGGAATACATGGTGTCCTTCCTCGTCCTCGAGACGCTGATGGTCGGCATGTTCTGCGCGCTCGACTTCATCACCTTCTATATCTTCTTCGAGGCCGTTCTCATTCCGATGTTTCTCATCATCGGGATCTGGGGCGGGTACCGGCGCGTCTACGCGGCGTTCAAGTTCTTCCTCTATACGCTCCTCGGCTCCGTCCTGATGCTACTCGCCATCCTGGCGATCTACTTCGAGATCGGGTCGACGGACATGATCGTGGCTCTCGGCCACCGTTTCCCGGTCGAGATGCAGACCTGGCTCTGGCTGGCGTTCTTTGCCTCCTTCGCCGTGAAGATCCCGATGTGGCCGGTGCACACCTGGCTGCCCGACGCGCACGTCGAGGCGCCGACCGCAGGCTCCGTGATCCTCGCTGGCGTGCTACTGAAGATGGGCGGCTACGGGTTCCTGCGGTTCTCCCTGCCGATGTTCCCGGACGCGTCGGAATATTTCGCGCCGATGGTCTTCGCGCTCAGCGTCGTGGCCGTGATCTACACGTCGCTGGTGGCGCTCGTTCAGGAGGACATGAAGAAGCTCATCGCCTATTCGTCGGTGGCGCACATGGGCTTCGTGACGATCGGCATCTTCAGCGGCAACCAGCAAGGCATCGAGGGCGCGATCTTCCAGATGCTCTCGCACGGCATCGTGTCGGGTGCGTTGTTCCTCTGCGTGGGCGTCGTCTACGACCGCATGCACACCCGCGAGATCGCGCGCTACGGCGGTCTCGTGCACCGCATGCCGATCTACGCCCTGGTGTTCATGGTCTTCATGATGGGGTCCGTCGGGCTTCCCGGCACGAGCGGCTTCGTCGGTGAATTCCTGGTCCTCGTCGGGGCGTTCCAGGCGAATACCTGGGTGGCCTTCCTTGCGGCCACCGGCGTCATCCTGGGTGCCGCCTACATGCTCTATCTCTATCGCCGCGTCGTCTTCGGCCCGCTGGTTCGCGAAGACCTGAAGAACATCATGGACCTGAACCGGCGTGAGATCGTCATCATGGTCCCGCTGGTGATCATGGTGCTGTGGATGGGCATCTATCCCAACTCGTTCCTCGGACCGATGCACACGACGGTCGAGGCGCTCGTGGAGTCGACGACGCGGACCGCCGTCGACGGTCAGGCGTCGGTCGCGCCGACCTTCGCCAGTCTGTTCGGCCGCTAG
- the nuoK gene encoding NADH-quinone oxidoreductase subunit NuoK: MTIGLAHYLTVAAILFTLGIFGIFLNRKNVIVILMSVELMLLAVNINLVAFSTHLGDLVGQVFAMFVLTVAAAEAAIGLAILVVYFRNRGSIAVTDINMMKG, encoded by the coding sequence ATGACCATCGGCCTCGCGCACTATCTCACCGTCGCGGCGATCCTGTTCACGCTCGGCATCTTCGGGATCTTCCTGAACAGGAAGAACGTGATCGTCATCCTGATGTCCGTCGAGCTCATGCTCCTGGCGGTCAACATCAACCTCGTCGCCTTCTCGACCCACCTCGGCGACCTCGTCGGACAGGTGTTCGCGATGTTCGTCCTGACCGTCGCCGCCGCCGAGGCGGCGATCGGCCTCGCCATCCTGGTCGTCTATTTCCGCAACCGCGGCTCGATCGCGGTCACCGACATCAACATGATGAAGGGCTGA
- a CDS encoding NADH-quinone oxidoreductase subunit J — translation MIVQALVFYLFAFVAVASGVMVVSARNPVHSVLYLILAFFNGAGLFVLMGAEFLAMVLVVVYVGAVAVLFLFVVMMLDINMAELRSGVLQYLPIGALIGIVLLVELAFVFAVWVVAPEAQAVFGSPTPLPGTMTNTHALGHVLYTKYIYLFQAAGMVLLVAMIGAIVLTLREREGVRRQRISDQLARRKADTIELVKVTTRGGV, via the coding sequence GTGATCGTCCAGGCCCTCGTCTTCTATCTCTTCGCCTTTGTGGCGGTGGCGTCGGGCGTCATGGTCGTCTCCGCCCGGAACCCCGTCCACTCGGTGCTCTACCTGATCCTCGCCTTCTTCAACGGTGCGGGCCTGTTTGTGCTGATGGGCGCCGAGTTCCTCGCCATGGTTCTGGTGGTCGTCTATGTCGGCGCGGTCGCGGTGCTGTTCCTGTTCGTCGTCATGATGCTCGACATCAACATGGCCGAATTGCGGTCCGGCGTGCTGCAGTACCTGCCGATCGGCGCGCTGATCGGTATCGTCCTGCTGGTCGAACTGGCCTTCGTCTTCGCCGTGTGGGTGGTCGCACCCGAGGCGCAGGCCGTGTTCGGATCGCCGACCCCGCTGCCGGGGACGATGACCAACACCCATGCGCTCGGCCACGTGCTCTATACGAAATACATCTACCTCTTCCAGGCTGCCGGCATGGTGCTGCTCGTCGCCATGATCGGCGCAATCGTGCTGACCCTGCGCGAGCGGGAGGGCGTGCGGCGCCAGCGCATCTCCGACCAGCTCGCGCGGCGCAAGGCGGACACGATCGAACTGGTGAAGGTCACGACCCGGGGGGGCGTGTGA
- the nuoF gene encoding NADH-quinone oxidoreductase subunit NuoF, translated as MLADADRIFTNLYGRHDWRLEGAKARGDWNGTKDILLKGRDWIIDEMKKSGMRGRGGAGFPSGLKWSFMPKQSDGRPHYLVVNADEGEPGTCKDRDIMRWDPHKLVEGCLLASFAMGAHTAYIYIRGEFYQEALNLQAAVDEAYEAGLIGKDACGSGWDFDLFVHRGAGAYICGEETALIESLEGKKGQPRLKPPFPAMSGLYGCPTTVNNVETIAAAPEILRRGGAWFAGLGRENNTGTKLFCISGHVEKPCNVEEVMGIPLRELIDRHCGGVRGGWDNLLAVIPGGSSTPMLPKDVCDTILMDFDSLRAARSGLGTAAVIVMDKSTDIVRAISRLSKFYMHESCGQCTPCREGTGWVWRVMERMVVGNATVAEIDLLLDVCSEIEGHTICALGDAAAWPVQGLFRHFRPEVERRILEYRGRAKAA; from the coding sequence ATGCTGGCGGATGCCGACAGGATCTTCACGAATCTCTACGGCCGGCACGACTGGCGCCTCGAGGGCGCCAAGGCGCGTGGCGACTGGAACGGCACGAAGGACATCCTGCTCAAGGGCCGTGACTGGATCATCGACGAGATGAAGAAGTCCGGCATGCGCGGCCGCGGCGGCGCCGGCTTCCCGTCCGGCCTGAAATGGTCGTTCATGCCCAAGCAGTCGGACGGCCGGCCGCATTATCTGGTCGTCAACGCCGACGAGGGCGAGCCCGGGACCTGCAAGGACCGGGACATCATGCGCTGGGACCCGCACAAGCTGGTCGAGGGCTGCCTGCTCGCCAGCTTCGCCATGGGCGCGCATACCGCCTACATCTATATCCGCGGCGAGTTCTACCAGGAGGCGCTGAACCTCCAGGCGGCGGTCGACGAGGCCTACGAGGCTGGCCTGATCGGCAAGGACGCCTGCGGCAGCGGCTGGGACTTCGACCTCTTCGTCCATCGCGGCGCCGGCGCCTACATCTGCGGCGAAGAGACCGCGCTGATCGAGAGCCTGGAGGGCAAGAAGGGCCAGCCCCGGCTGAAGCCGCCTTTCCCGGCCATGTCGGGCCTCTACGGCTGTCCGACGACGGTGAACAATGTGGAGACGATCGCCGCGGCGCCGGAGATCCTGCGCCGCGGCGGCGCCTGGTTCGCGGGTCTCGGCCGCGAGAACAATACCGGCACCAAGCTCTTCTGCATCTCCGGGCACGTCGAGAAGCCGTGCAACGTCGAGGAGGTGATGGGCATCCCGCTGCGGGAGCTGATCGATCGGCACTGCGGCGGCGTGCGCGGCGGCTGGGACAACCTGCTCGCCGTCATCCCCGGCGGTTCGTCGACGCCGATGCTGCCGAAGGACGTCTGCGACACGATCCTGATGGATTTCGACAGCCTGCGTGCCGCGCGTTCCGGTCTCGGCACGGCGGCGGTCATCGTCATGGACAAGTCGACCGACATCGTCCGGGCGATCTCGCGCCTGTCGAAGTTCTACATGCACGAGAGCTGCGGCCAGTGCACGCCGTGTCGCGAGGGCACCGGCTGGGTCTGGCGGGTGATGGAGCGCATGGTCGTCGGCAATGCGACCGTCGCGGAGATCGACCTGCTGCTCGACGTCTGCTCGGAGATCGAAGGACACACGATCTGTGCGCTCGGCGACGCGGCCGCCTGGCCCGTTCAGGGCCTGTTCCGCCACTTCCGGCCGGAAGTCGAGCGGCGCATACTTGAATACCGTGGCCGGGCGAAGGCGGCCTGA
- the nuoG gene encoding NADH-quinone oxidoreductase subunit NuoG, whose product MPKLKVDGIEVEVPPGSTVLQACEAAGKEIPRFCYHERLSIAGNCRMCLVEIKPGPPKPAASCAMPAGENMEVFTESAMVLKARKGVMEFLLINHPLDCPICDQGGECDLQDQAMGYGMDHSRFAENKRAVPDKYMGPLIKTIMTRCIHCTRCVRFVDEVAGMPAIGGLFRGEHMEISSLERAVTSELSGNVIDLCPVGALTSKPYAFAARPWELRKTETVDVLDALGSSIRVDSRGMEVLRVLPRINEEINEEWISDKTRFAYDGLKRQRLDRPYVRRDGKLRPATWDEAFAAIATRLKGLAGDRFAAIAGDLADCESMVALKDLATGLGSTNIDCRQDGAKLDPGVRAGYVFNAGLAGIEAADAILLVGTNPRFEAPVLNARIRKRWKAGALKVGVLGPQADLTYRYDYLGAGAQTLADVGESGHAFLDVLKNAERPLIVVGQGALARPDGAAVLAACRALAESVGAVGDEWNGFAVLHTAAARVGGLDLGFVPRDGGRDVEGILQGCESGEVEVVYLLGADEFDTSRLGNAFVIYQGHHGDAGAHRADVVLPGAAYTEKNGIYVNTEGRVQYANRAIFPPGEAREDWTIVRALSGVLGAPLPYDNLDQVRQRLVEVNDVFAHRDELLRNPWGDFGTAGAMQSSAFASPVTNFYMTDPISRASETMARCTAEFQNRELTGTDG is encoded by the coding sequence ATGCCCAAGCTCAAGGTCGACGGTATAGAGGTCGAGGTCCCGCCCGGCAGCACGGTCCTTCAGGCGTGCGAAGCCGCGGGCAAGGAAATCCCGCGCTTCTGCTATCACGAGCGCCTGTCCATCGCCGGCAACTGCCGGATGTGTCTGGTCGAGATCAAGCCCGGCCCGCCGAAGCCCGCCGCGTCCTGCGCGATGCCGGCCGGCGAGAACATGGAAGTGTTCACCGAATCGGCGATGGTCCTGAAGGCCCGCAAGGGCGTTATGGAGTTCCTGCTGATCAACCATCCGCTCGACTGCCCGATCTGCGATCAGGGCGGCGAGTGCGACCTGCAGGACCAGGCGATGGGCTATGGCATGGACCACAGCCGGTTCGCCGAGAACAAGCGTGCGGTGCCCGACAAGTATATGGGCCCGCTGATCAAGACGATCATGACGCGCTGCATCCACTGCACGCGTTGCGTACGCTTCGTCGACGAGGTCGCGGGCATGCCGGCGATCGGCGGCCTGTTCCGTGGCGAGCACATGGAGATCAGCTCGCTGGAGCGCGCGGTGACGTCCGAACTGTCGGGCAACGTCATCGACCTCTGCCCCGTCGGCGCCCTGACGTCGAAGCCTTACGCCTTCGCCGCGCGCCCGTGGGAACTGCGCAAGACGGAGACGGTCGACGTCCTCGACGCACTCGGCTCCAGCATCCGCGTCGATTCGCGCGGCATGGAGGTGCTGCGCGTCCTGCCGCGAATCAACGAAGAGATCAACGAGGAGTGGATCTCCGACAAGACGCGCTTCGCCTATGACGGCCTGAAGCGTCAGCGGCTCGACCGGCCCTATGTCCGGCGCGACGGCAAGTTGCGCCCGGCGACCTGGGACGAGGCGTTCGCCGCCATCGCCACCCGATTGAAGGGTCTCGCCGGCGACCGCTTCGCCGCCATCGCCGGCGACCTCGCCGACTGCGAGTCGATGGTCGCACTGAAGGATCTGGCGACCGGCCTCGGCTCGACGAATATCGACTGCCGCCAGGACGGTGCGAAGCTCGATCCGGGCGTGCGCGCCGGTTACGTCTTCAATGCCGGTCTCGCGGGTATCGAGGCGGCCGATGCCATCCTGCTGGTCGGTACCAATCCGCGCTTCGAGGCGCCGGTGCTCAACGCCCGCATCCGCAAGCGCTGGAAGGCTGGAGCGCTGAAAGTCGGCGTGCTCGGCCCGCAGGCGGATCTGACCTACCGCTACGACTATCTCGGCGCCGGCGCGCAGACGCTGGCCGACGTGGGCGAGAGTGGCCATGCCTTCCTCGACGTCCTGAAGAACGCCGAGCGGCCGCTGATCGTCGTGGGACAGGGGGCGCTCGCCCGTCCCGACGGCGCGGCGGTGCTCGCGGCATGCCGTGCCCTGGCCGAGTCGGTCGGTGCCGTCGGCGACGAGTGGAACGGTTTCGCGGTGCTGCATACGGCCGCGGCGCGGGTCGGCGGCCTCGATCTGGGCTTCGTGCCGCGCGACGGTGGCCGCGACGTCGAGGGCATCCTTCAGGGCTGCGAGTCGGGCGAGGTCGAGGTTGTCTATCTGCTCGGCGCCGACGAGTTCGACACGTCGCGCCTGGGCAACGCCTTCGTGATCTACCAGGGTCATCATGGCGACGCCGGTGCGCATCGCGCCGACGTCGTCCTGCCCGGCGCCGCCTATACCGAGAAGAACGGCATCTACGTGAACACCGAGGGTCGCGTGCAGTATGCGAACCGCGCCATCTTCCCGCCGGGCGAGGCGCGCGAGGACTGGACGATCGTCCGGGCCCTGTCGGGGGTTCTCGGCGCGCCGCTGCCCTACGACAATCTCGACCAGGTGCGGCAGCGGCTGGTGGAGGTGAACGACGTGTTCGCCCATCGCGACGAACTGCTGCGCAATCCCTGGGGCGACTTCGGTACCGCAGGTGCCATGCAGTCTTCCGCCTTCGCCTCGCCGGTGACGAATTTCTACATGACCGACCCGATCTCGCGCGCTTCGGAAACGATGGCGCGCTGTACGGCCGAGTTCCAGAACCGGGAGCTGACGGGCACCGATGGCTGA
- the nuoI gene encoding NADH-quinone oxidoreductase subunit NuoI, whose protein sequence is MSYIDRQARSFFLWELLSGMAMTFKVMFKPKVTLNYPYEKGPLSPRFRGEHALRRYPNGEERCIACKLCEAVCPALAITIEAEPRADGSRRTTRYDIDMTKCIYCGLCQEACPVDAIVEGPNFEFATETREELMYDKDRLLANGDRWEAEIAHNLALDAPYR, encoded by the coding sequence ATGTCGTATATCGACAGGCAGGCTCGCAGCTTCTTCCTCTGGGAGTTGCTGTCCGGCATGGCCATGACCTTCAAGGTCATGTTCAAGCCGAAGGTCACCCTGAACTACCCTTACGAGAAGGGGCCGCTCAGCCCGCGTTTTCGCGGCGAGCACGCGTTGCGCCGCTATCCGAACGGCGAAGAGCGCTGCATCGCCTGCAAGCTGTGCGAGGCGGTCTGCCCGGCGCTGGCGATCACCATCGAGGCCGAGCCGCGCGCCGACGGCAGCCGGCGCACGACGCGCTACGACATCGACATGACGAAGTGCATCTATTGCGGCCTGTGCCAGGAGGCCTGCCCGGTCGATGCGATCGTCGAGGGTCCGAACTTCGAGTTCGCGACCGAGACGCGCGAAGAGCTGATGTATGACAAGGACAGGCTGCTGGCGAACGGCGACCGTTGGGAAGCGGAGATCGCTCACAATCTGGCGCTCGACGCGCCGTACCGTTAA
- the nuoL gene encoding NADH-quinone oxidoreductase subunit L, translated as MYAAIVFLPLVGALVAGFGGRFIGDRGAQVATCGAMLLAALLSVVAFFDVAVGGSPQTVVLFDWIRSGTFEATWALRFDTLTAVMLIVVTIVSAAVHVYSVGYMSHDPHIPRFMAYLCLFTFAMLMLVTADNLLQMFFGWEGVGLCSYLLIGFWFDRHSANAAAIKAFVVNRVGDFGFIMGILGVYLVFDTIQFDTIFAAAPGQAGSSLEFLGMQFPTLEIICFLLFVGAMGKSAQVPLHTWLPDAMEGPTPVSALIHAATMVTAGVFMVARLSPVFEYAPTTLGIITVIGATTAIFAASVGLVQNDIKRVIAYSTCSQLGYMFFAIGVSAYPAAIFHLMTHAFFKALLFLGAGSVIHAMSDEQDMRRMGGIWREIPITYAMMWIGSLALAGVPIFAGYYSKDMILESAWGAHSAVGDYAFWLGILAAAMTAFYSWRLIFMTFHGKPRADEHVMAHVHESPPVMLAPLFVLAVGAVLAGIVGYGAFVGDGMADFWNGAILILPEHHAMENAHHAPFWVKIAPLVVGVVGIAVAFLLYIRDPAMPGRIAAKAQGLYRFLLNKWYFDELYDRIFVRPAAWLGVGFWKGGDGAVIDGLGPNGLAAATRGLARQASRLQTGYVYHYAFVMLIGVVVLVTWYLYRVGG; from the coding sequence ATGTACGCCGCAATCGTCTTTCTGCCGCTCGTCGGCGCCCTCGTCGCCGGGTTCGGCGGCCGCTTCATCGGCGACCGGGGAGCCCAGGTCGCGACGTGCGGCGCGATGCTGCTCGCCGCGCTGCTCTCCGTCGTCGCCTTCTTCGACGTGGCCGTCGGCGGCTCGCCGCAGACGGTCGTGCTGTTCGACTGGATCCGGTCCGGCACCTTCGAAGCGACCTGGGCGCTGCGTTTCGACACGCTGACCGCGGTCATGCTGATCGTCGTGACCATCGTGTCGGCGGCCGTGCACGTCTATTCGGTCGGCTATATGAGCCACGACCCGCATATCCCGCGGTTCATGGCCTATCTGTGCCTGTTCACCTTCGCCATGCTGATGCTGGTGACGGCGGACAACCTGCTGCAGATGTTCTTCGGTTGGGAGGGCGTGGGGCTCTGCTCCTACCTGCTGATCGGCTTCTGGTTCGACAGGCATTCCGCCAACGCCGCCGCGATCAAGGCCTTTGTCGTCAACCGCGTCGGCGACTTCGGCTTCATCATGGGCATCCTCGGCGTCTATCTCGTGTTCGACACCATTCAGTTCGACACGATCTTCGCCGCGGCGCCCGGGCAGGCGGGATCCAGCCTCGAATTCCTCGGGATGCAGTTCCCGACGCTGGAGATCATCTGCTTCCTGCTGTTCGTCGGCGCCATGGGCAAGTCGGCGCAGGTGCCCCTGCACACGTGGCTGCCCGACGCCATGGAGGGTCCGACCCCGGTCTCCGCGCTCATCCATGCGGCGACGATGGTGACGGCCGGCGTGTTCATGGTGGCGCGCCTGTCGCCGGTGTTCGAGTACGCGCCGACGACGCTCGGCATCATCACGGTGATCGGCGCCACCACGGCGATCTTCGCCGCCTCCGTCGGCCTCGTGCAGAACGACATCAAGCGGGTCATCGCCTATTCGACCTGCAGCCAGCTCGGCTACATGTTCTTCGCCATCGGCGTTTCGGCCTATCCGGCGGCGATCTTCCACCTGATGACGCACGCCTTCTTCAAGGCGCTGCTGTTCCTCGGCGCCGGTTCGGTGATCCACGCCATGTCCGACGAGCAGGACATGCGCCGCATGGGCGGCATCTGGCGCGAGATCCCGATCACCTACGCGATGATGTGGATCGGCAGTCTCGCATTGGCGGGCGTACCGATCTTCGCCGGCTACTATTCCAAGGACATGATCCTGGAATCCGCCTGGGGCGCGCACTCGGCGGTCGGCGACTACGCCTTCTGGCTCGGCATCCTCGCCGCGGCGATGACCGCCTTCTATTCGTGGCGCCTGATCTTCATGACCTTCCACGGCAAGCCGCGCGCCGACGAGCACGTCATGGCGCACGTCCACGAGTCGCCGCCGGTCATGCTCGCGCCGCTCTTCGTGCTGGCGGTCGGTGCGGTCCTGGCCGGCATCGTCGGCTACGGCGCCTTCGTCGGCGACGGCATGGCCGACTTCTGGAACGGGGCCATCCTGATCCTGCCCGAGCATCACGCGATGGAGAACGCGCATCATGCGCCGTTCTGGGTGAAGATCGCGCCGCTGGTCGTCGGCGTAGTCGGCATCGCCGTCGCGTTCCTGCTCTACATCCGCGACCCGGCCATGCCGGGACGCATCGCCGCCAAGGCGCAGGGGCTGTATCGCTTCCTGCTGAACAAGTGGTACTTCGACGAGCTCTACGACCGCATCTTCGTGCGGCCCGCCGCCTGGCTCGGCGTCGGCTTCTGGAAGGGGGGTGACGGTGCCGTCATCGACGGGCTCGGTCCGAACGGGCTCGCGGCGGCGACGCGCGGACTGGCGCGTCAGGCGAGCCGGCTGCAGACCGGCTACGTCTATCACTATGCATTCGTGATGCTCATCGGGGTGGTCGTCTTGGTTACCTGGTATCTCTACCGCGTGGGGGGCTGA